One region of Deltaproteobacteria bacterium genomic DNA includes:
- a CDS encoding ABC transporter ATP-binding protein, which yields MTANRRRAARQNLWRGFAFLRPFVALTVVTFLVAAAIQVLPIVSVALYQRFFQSLQQEFQRGGADLGALLARPEVLVVFGLLLGILLVTPALRFVHQYVNRALEVRVLANIRQRLYEHVQSLSMGAFARGRTGTLMRRVMQEPEAVRQVLTEVALFPAIDVVVLAAVVVYLLRQNVWLTVILVACIPIYMVVFLVTNRRLQVHAEELRDAERDLNATIEETINGIADIQLFNGEARRSAEFEELQQRSTRSHLLLTKWFGISGEGAMTINTLGRLAMLGAGFWMLTRGRLHFDQLFAFFALSSMLFEPALRLVGVNNLYHSLIPVLEGTWELLAERPEVTDRATARALDHDPTRITFERVEFSYGPEEPVLRGLDFELVRGQVTALVGPIGCGKSTTFNLLLRFVQAQRGHVLLDGTNLVDFTIQSVRQRVSRLSQFPVFFRESIRENIRFSRPEASDLEVEEAARLAHVHEIIRERIDGGYDAPITAQFPSGGQKRLIALARCFLRRPAVLLLDEPTANLDLHEKELLKGVIREYARDAMVAIIDHDLAFIADVADRVLVMDEGRVAEQGTPAELLARGGLYARLQVLAGAEREPSGVQDLREE from the coding sequence ATGACCGCCAACCGTCGGCGCGCGGCCCGCCAGAATCTCTGGCGCGGCTTCGCCTTCCTGCGCCCGTTCGTCGCCCTGACGGTGGTGACCTTTCTCGTGGCGGCGGCGATCCAGGTCCTGCCGATCGTCTCCGTCGCGCTCTATCAGCGCTTCTTCCAGTCGCTCCAGCAGGAGTTCCAGCGCGGAGGCGCGGACCTCGGGGCGCTCCTGGCCCGGCCGGAGGTGCTCGTCGTCTTCGGCCTGCTCCTCGGCATTCTGCTCGTCACCCCGGCCCTGCGCTTCGTGCACCAGTACGTCAATCGCGCGCTCGAGGTGCGGGTGCTGGCGAACATCCGGCAGCGCCTCTACGAGCACGTGCAGAGCCTCTCGATGGGGGCCTTCGCGCGAGGCAGGACCGGCACGCTGATGCGCCGCGTGATGCAAGAGCCCGAGGCGGTGCGCCAGGTGCTCACCGAGGTCGCGCTCTTCCCGGCCATCGACGTGGTGGTGCTCGCGGCCGTGGTGGTCTACCTGCTGCGGCAGAACGTCTGGCTTACCGTGATCCTCGTGGCCTGCATTCCGATCTACATGGTGGTCTTCCTCGTGACCAACCGGCGCTTGCAGGTCCACGCCGAGGAGCTCCGCGACGCCGAGCGAGATCTGAACGCCACCATCGAGGAGACGATCAACGGCATCGCGGACATCCAGCTCTTCAACGGCGAGGCGCGGCGGTCGGCCGAGTTCGAGGAGCTGCAGCAGCGCAGCACGCGGAGCCACCTGCTCCTCACCAAGTGGTTCGGCATCTCGGGGGAGGGGGCGATGACCATCAACACCCTCGGTCGCCTGGCGATGCTCGGCGCGGGGTTCTGGATGCTGACCCGCGGGCGACTGCACTTCGATCAGCTCTTCGCCTTCTTCGCGCTCTCGTCGATGCTCTTCGAGCCGGCGCTGCGCCTCGTGGGGGTGAACAACCTCTACCACTCGCTCATCCCGGTGCTCGAGGGGACCTGGGAGCTCCTCGCGGAGCGACCCGAGGTGACCGATCGGGCCACGGCGCGGGCGCTCGACCACGACCCCACGCGGATCACCTTCGAGAGGGTGGAGTTCTCCTACGGGCCCGAGGAGCCGGTGCTGCGCGGCCTCGACTTCGAGCTCGTGCGGGGTCAGGTGACGGCGCTCGTGGGACCCATCGGCTGCGGGAAGTCGACCACCTTCAACCTGCTTCTCCGGTTCGTGCAGGCGCAGCGCGGGCACGTCCTGCTCGACGGTACGAACCTGGTGGACTTCACCATCCAGAGCGTGCGCCAGCGCGTCTCGCGGCTGAGCCAGTTCCCCGTCTTCTTCCGCGAGAGCATCCGCGAGAACATCCGATTCTCGCGCCCCGAGGCGAGCGACCTCGAGGTGGAGGAGGCGGCGCGTCTGGCCCACGTGCACGAGATCATTCGGGAGCGAATCGACGGCGGGTACGACGCGCCGATCACGGCCCAGTTTCCTTCGGGGGGGCAGAAGAGACTCATCGCGCTCGCCCGCTGCTTCCTGCGGCGGCCGGCGGTGCTGCTCCTCGACGAGCCGACGGCCAACCTGGACCTGCACGAGAAGGAGCTGCTGAAGGGCGTGATCCGGGAGTACGCGCGCGACGCGATGGTGGCGATCATCGACCACGACCTGGCCTTCATCGCCGACGTGGCCGACCGCGTCCTGGTCATGGACGAAGGCCGGGTGGCGGAGCAGGGGACGCCCGCCGAGCTCCTCGCGCGGGGAGGGCTCTACGCGCGACTCCAGGTCCTTGCGGGGGCCGAGCGGGAGCCGTCAGGCGTGCAGGACCTTCGTGAGGAGTAG
- a CDS encoding GAF domain-containing protein yields the protein MRTLIVSKVNLREKFERLVTDFDVLKQLVQTQGIYIALLAQVVDRIDADDAAIFLLNAPEECLEVVLDRRPERQGFVGFKQPTNRGIVSMVLWNEHGISLANVSAHEMFDDTADRTHGYRTRAMMALPLVVHGRVVGVLSAVNKRSAPAFSDDDMNALATIASALGHVLRSQLVEKLVEL from the coding sequence ATGCGCACGCTGATCGTCTCGAAGGTCAACCTCCGCGAGAAGTTCGAGCGGCTCGTCACGGATTTCGACGTGCTCAAGCAGCTCGTGCAGACCCAGGGGATCTACATCGCGCTCCTGGCGCAGGTGGTGGACCGCATCGACGCCGATGACGCCGCGATCTTCCTGCTCAACGCGCCGGAGGAGTGCCTGGAGGTGGTGCTCGACCGGCGGCCGGAGCGGCAGGGCTTCGTGGGATTCAAGCAGCCCACGAACCGCGGCATCGTCTCGATGGTCCTCTGGAACGAGCACGGGATCAGTCTGGCCAACGTGTCGGCGCACGAGATGTTTGACGACACGGCGGACCGGACGCACGGCTATCGGACGCGGGCCATGATGGCCTTGCCGCTCGTCGTCCACGGCCGCGTGGTGGGCGTGCTCAGCGCCGTGAACAAGCGGAGCGCGCCGGCGTTTTCCGACGACGACATGAACGCCCTGGCCACCATCGCGTCGGCGCTGGGACACGTCCTGCGGTCGCAGCTCGTCGAAAAACTCGTAGAGCTGTAG
- a CDS encoding radical SAM protein → MNPAQLVRNARLVINKVTQHCNLSCTYCSAMAVRPDGSIDHISDEVFDRAVALFVGETHQPMIEWLFHGGEPLLLPASWYRRAFDRIEQVARRNPRLRRLQFALQTNAVALKEEHLELFVERRCTVSSSLDGAPEVNDLHRGKGKTALKNIARLAEAGIGGGVITVLTPLNVDRVEELLDYFAAHGVNGVKLNNMVCVGRGEEQSGISAEQFARAQFRYVERVARLGRVDLLSRELQSVVEEFVAGPDRVVDRQTCYSYECAAGRYFFGVESTGDVFPCGRGADTKAFRLFNVMEREVEAAGPKAALHTLHHKDPWYVRCFGCSAKRICTFGCPAFEYENLPERELQCASTKALYRLLEENPAVAQAAALAFRAAAPASPLPLGISVEQKAPELATDSPKTLSQTQPTP, encoded by the coding sequence GTGAATCCGGCCCAGCTCGTTCGGAACGCGCGCCTGGTGATCAACAAGGTCACCCAGCACTGCAACCTGAGCTGCACCTACTGCAGCGCGATGGCCGTGCGCCCCGACGGCTCCATCGACCACATCTCGGACGAGGTCTTCGACCGCGCCGTGGCGCTCTTCGTCGGCGAGACGCACCAGCCGATGATCGAGTGGCTCTTTCACGGGGGCGAGCCACTCCTGCTGCCGGCTTCGTGGTACCGCCGAGCCTTCGACCGGATCGAGCAAGTGGCCCGACGGAATCCGCGCCTGAGGCGCCTGCAGTTCGCGCTGCAGACGAACGCGGTGGCGCTCAAGGAGGAGCACCTGGAGCTCTTCGTCGAGCGCCGCTGCACGGTCTCCTCGAGCCTGGACGGCGCGCCCGAGGTGAACGACCTGCACCGGGGCAAGGGGAAGACGGCCCTCAAGAACATCGCGCGGCTGGCGGAGGCCGGGATCGGCGGGGGCGTGATCACGGTGCTCACCCCTCTCAACGTGGACCGCGTGGAGGAGCTGCTCGACTACTTCGCCGCCCACGGCGTGAACGGCGTGAAGCTGAACAACATGGTCTGCGTGGGGCGGGGCGAGGAGCAGTCGGGGATCTCCGCCGAGCAGTTCGCGCGCGCGCAGTTCCGGTACGTCGAGCGCGTCGCACGCCTCGGTCGGGTGGACCTGCTCAGCCGTGAGCTGCAATCCGTCGTCGAGGAGTTCGTCGCGGGCCCCGACCGGGTCGTGGACCGGCAGACCTGTTACAGCTACGAGTGCGCGGCCGGACGCTACTTCTTCGGCGTCGAGAGCACGGGAGACGTCTTTCCCTGTGGCCGCGGCGCCGACACCAAGGCCTTCCGGCTCTTCAACGTGATGGAGCGCGAGGTGGAGGCGGCCGGGCCAAAGGCCGCGCTTCACACCCTGCACCACAAGGACCCCTGGTACGTACGCTGCTTCGGCTGCAGCGCGAAACGCATCTGCACCTTCGGCTGCCCGGCCTTCGAATACGAGAACCTGCCCGAGCGCGAGCTGCAGTGCGCGTCCACCAAGGCGCTCTACCGGCTGCTCGAGGAGAACCCGGCGGTGGCCCAGGCCGCGGCGCTCGCCTTCCGAGCCGCCGCTCCCGCGTCGCCGCTTCCGCTCGGCATCTCCGTCGAACAGAAGGCGCCCGAGCTCGCAACCGATTCCCCGAAGACCCTGTCCCAGACCCAGCCAACCCCGTAA
- a CDS encoding S8 family serine peptidase, whose amino-acid sequence MMDLSAVTPAGFLQAGELDVSRFTGAGVRVAVVDSGVDNTHPAIGGRIRGGAVVDRFEDYVVVGEYDSRDLFGHGTAVASIVLDVAPGAEVHSVRVLGTNLASRSEIILQGLRWAIDQGFHVINCSFGTCNLAYMSEYKEVVDLAYCRDVVVTAACNNNDFAVRELPSAFPAVVAVDYLRGQVDDPLTLYRRRGQLVEYVARGANLQLPWLNHKVTTTSGSSFATPHVTGIVCRLLERYPGLRPFEVKTLLHHLADPLPEPRGP is encoded by the coding sequence GTGATGGACCTATCCGCCGTGACCCCCGCGGGCTTTCTGCAGGCCGGCGAGCTCGACGTCTCCCGCTTCACCGGGGCCGGCGTGCGCGTCGCGGTCGTGGATTCGGGGGTGGACAACACGCATCCGGCGATCGGCGGGCGCATCCGCGGCGGCGCCGTGGTGGACCGATTCGAGGACTACGTCGTCGTAGGCGAGTACGACAGCCGGGACCTCTTCGGGCACGGCACCGCGGTGGCCAGCATCGTGCTCGACGTGGCCCCTGGCGCCGAGGTGCACAGCGTGCGCGTGCTGGGGACGAACCTCGCGTCCCGCTCGGAGATCATCCTGCAGGGGCTGCGCTGGGCCATCGACCAGGGCTTCCACGTCATCAACTGCAGCTTCGGCACCTGCAACCTGGCCTACATGAGCGAGTACAAGGAGGTCGTGGACCTCGCGTACTGCCGGGACGTGGTGGTGACGGCCGCTTGCAACAACAACGACTTCGCCGTGCGCGAGCTGCCGTCGGCCTTTCCGGCGGTGGTGGCGGTGGACTATCTGCGCGGCCAGGTCGACGACCCGCTCACCCTCTACCGGCGACGTGGGCAGCTCGTGGAGTACGTGGCCCGGGGGGCGAACCTCCAGCTCCCATGGCTGAACCACAAGGTCACCACCACGAGCGGCAGCAGCTTCGCCACGCCGCACGTCACGGGGATCGTCTGCCGCCTCCTCGAGCGCTATCCGGGGCTGCGCCCCTTCGAGGTCAAGACGCTGCTGCACCACCTCGCCGACCCCTTGCCGGAGCCGCGAGGCCCATGA